A portion of the Chloroflexota bacterium genome contains these proteins:
- a CDS encoding DMT family transporter: MSAKLSGYVAVIFAAAGWGTSGIFVKAILLGSEISPLALAFWRDLCTAILLFAGLFVLRRDRLRVAPRDLVRLAATGAGLGAFHTFWNLGVFLNGAAVATIQQSAMPAMVVIAAWFLWREPLTWRKIVAVLLTFAGTAFVSGVDALGQVSLTTNGLLVGVCLPLAYAAWNLFGKSVRAQYDAITVLAYAFAFGALALLPFQFFVPFPLPVPATSYFWFAGMLAQTIIAFSLYTFGLGHLPASVASILAMTEIVFVTIYAYTLLGERLVLLQVLGAAFVIIGVLLLVEWRAPVAQDA; the protein is encoded by the coding sequence GTGTCTGCCAAATTATCCGGCTATGTTGCCGTCATTTTTGCCGCCGCGGGCTGGGGCACGTCCGGCATTTTCGTCAAAGCGATTTTGCTGGGCAGTGAAATCTCTCCGCTCGCGCTCGCGTTCTGGCGCGATCTCTGTACTGCGATTCTTTTGTTTGCCGGACTGTTCGTACTACGCCGCGACCGATTGCGTGTCGCCCCGCGCGATTTGGTGCGCCTCGCCGCGACCGGCGCGGGACTGGGTGCGTTCCACACGTTCTGGAATCTCGGCGTGTTTCTCAACGGCGCGGCAGTCGCCACGATTCAACAATCCGCGATGCCGGCGATGGTCGTGATCGCCGCGTGGTTCCTCTGGCGCGAGCCGCTGACGTGGCGCAAGATCGTCGCGGTATTGCTGACGTTTGCGGGGACCGCGTTCGTCTCTGGTGTAGACGCGCTGGGGCAAGTGAGTCTGACGACGAACGGGTTGCTCGTTGGCGTGTGCTTGCCGCTCGCGTATGCCGCGTGGAATTTGTTCGGCAAAAGCGTGCGCGCCCAGTACGACGCGATCACCGTCCTGGCTTATGCCTTTGCGTTCGGCGCACTCGCGTTGCTGCCGTTTCAATTCTTCGTGCCGTTTCCGCTGCCTGTCCCGGCAACATCATACTTTTGGTTTGCGGGGATGCTCGCGCAAACGATCATCGCGTTTTCGCTGTACACGTTTGGACTGGGACATTTGCCGGCAAGTGTCGCGAGCATTCTCGCAATGACCGAAATCGTATTCGTCACGATTTACGCGTACACGTTGCTCGGCGAGCGACTGGTGTTGCTCCAAGTACTCGGCGCGGCATTCGTCATCATTGGCGTGTTGTTGCTCGTCGAATGGCGCGCGCCAGTGGCGCAGGATGCTTGA
- a CDS encoding universal stress protein gives MFKRFLVPLDGSKLAESVLPTARFFAECFGATMLLFHVVEQDARTTVHGERHLANAAEAEAYLDEVAARLAHPAVAIEKHVHAVRQADVAASIIEHATEYAIDLIVLCAHGNSGWRDRITGNIAQQVVARGTTPVLFARENKLRQQFACAKILIPLDGTAIHEPALPVATDIARACGAGLHLLTVVPTTSTLSAERSGIGTFLPTTMTAMLDLAQRGAVEYLQALAAHLLADGIPTTANVARGDVAPAILSAMERTHADLIVLATHGRGNLDAFWSGSVTPKVLSRSSVPVLLVRVTGEEVAR, from the coding sequence ATGTTCAAACGATTTCTGGTGCCCCTCGATGGATCGAAACTCGCTGAATCGGTGTTGCCAACCGCGCGGTTCTTCGCCGAATGTTTCGGCGCGACCATGCTTCTCTTTCACGTCGTCGAGCAAGACGCACGCACCACGGTGCACGGCGAACGGCATCTCGCGAACGCAGCGGAAGCGGAAGCGTACCTCGACGAGGTTGCCGCGCGTCTCGCGCATCCCGCCGTCGCGATTGAAAAACACGTGCACGCCGTTCGCCAAGCGGATGTCGCGGCAAGTATTATCGAACATGCGACGGAATACGCGATTGACTTGATCGTGCTGTGCGCGCATGGCAACAGCGGTTGGCGCGATCGCATCACCGGCAACATCGCGCAACAAGTCGTCGCGCGCGGGACGACGCCGGTGTTGTTCGCGCGCGAGAATAAATTGCGCCAGCAATTCGCGTGCGCGAAAATTTTGATTCCGCTCGACGGCACGGCGATTCACGAACCGGCGCTCCCCGTCGCGACCGACATCGCGCGCGCGTGCGGCGCGGGCTTGCATCTGCTCACCGTCGTGCCGACGACGAGCACCTTGTCCGCCGAACGATCCGGCATCGGGACATTCCTGCCGACGACGATGACGGCGATGCTCGATCTCGCTCAGCGCGGCGCGGTGGAGTACTTGCAGGCGCTCGCGGCGCATCTCCTTGCCGATGGAATACCGACGACGGCAAACGTCGCGCGCGGCGATGTTGCGCCGGCGATTCTCAGCGCGATGGAACGCACGCACGCGGACTTGATCGTGCTCGCGACACATGGACGCGGAAACCTGGACGCGTTTTGGTCGGGCAGCGTGACGCCCAAGGTGTTATCGCGGTCGAGCGTGCCAGTGCTGTTGGTGCGTGTGACCGGGGAAGAAGTGGCGCGGTAA
- a CDS encoding Nramp family divalent metal transporter produces MSQDSHNHVAVAITHGDSVTVNDAIQVLEGQSKKGFLARTLPFLGPAFIASVAYMDPGNFATNIQGGAQFGYMLVWVIVASNLMAMLIQSLSAKLGIATGLNLAEQCREHFPRWVVIAMWVIAELVAMATDLAEFLGAALGFYLLFDIPLFTAGILTAIITFVILGLERYGFRPLEAVITGFVGVIALSYLAETLIGKADWGQIAYHAVVPQFSGTESVLLASGILGATVMPHVIYLHSALTQGRIVTREPKLLRRLYRFELLDVVIAMGAAGFINAAMLIMAASTFFSEGLTSVGSIEEAHRTLAPLLGSASSWIFAVSLLASGLSSSTVGTMAGQVIMQGFLRRHIAPWIRRLVTMLPSLAVIAIGLEPTRTLVISQVVLSFGLPFAVIPLVYFTARKDIMGVLVNRRATTIVASIVAALIVALNIFLLYQTLFGGD; encoded by the coding sequence ATGTCACAAGATTCCCACAACCACGTTGCTGTCGCCATCACACACGGCGATTCCGTCACCGTGAACGACGCAATTCAGGTTCTAGAAGGACAAAGCAAAAAAGGATTTTTGGCGCGCACCTTGCCGTTTCTCGGTCCCGCGTTTATCGCGTCCGTCGCGTACATGGACCCGGGCAACTTTGCGACGAATATCCAGGGCGGCGCGCAATTCGGGTACATGCTCGTGTGGGTGATCGTCGCGAGCAATTTGATGGCGATGCTGATTCAATCGCTCTCCGCGAAACTCGGCATTGCGACCGGGTTGAACCTGGCAGAACAGTGCCGCGAACATTTTCCGCGCTGGGTTGTCATCGCCATGTGGGTGATCGCGGAACTGGTCGCGATGGCGACCGACCTCGCGGAATTTCTCGGCGCGGCGCTCGGCTTTTATCTGTTGTTCGATATACCACTGTTCACCGCCGGTATTCTCACCGCGATCATCACGTTCGTGATCCTGGGTCTGGAACGCTACGGCTTTCGTCCGCTCGAAGCGGTCATCACCGGGTTTGTCGGCGTGATCGCGCTGAGTTACCTCGCCGAAACATTGATCGGCAAAGCGGATTGGGGACAGATCGCGTACCACGCCGTCGTGCCGCAGTTCAGCGGCACGGAAAGCGTGTTGCTGGCGAGCGGCATTCTCGGCGCGACCGTGATGCCGCACGTGATCTATTTGCACTCGGCGTTGACCCAGGGTCGCATCGTCACGCGCGAGCCGAAACTGCTGCGCCGGCTGTACCGTTTCGAGTTACTCGATGTCGTGATTGCGATGGGCGCGGCGGGATTCATCAACGCGGCAATGTTGATCATGGCGGCGTCCACCTTTTTCAGCGAGGGCTTGACGAGCGTTGGCTCGATCGAGGAGGCGCATCGCACGCTCGCGCCTCTGCTCGGCAGCGCATCGAGTTGGATTTTCGCCGTCTCGCTCCTCGCATCCGGTTTGTCGTCCTCGACGGTTGGCACGATGGCGGGGCAAGTGATCATGCAAGGATTTTTGCGTCGTCACATCGCGCCCTGGATTCGGCGTCTCGTCACCATGTTGCCTTCGCTCGCGGTCATCGCGATTGGACTCGAGCCGACGCGCACGCTCGTCATCAGCCAGGTCGTGCTGAGTTTCGGTTTGCCCTTTGCGGTGATCCCGCTCGTTTACTTTACCGCGCGCAAAGACATTATGGGCGTGCTCGTCAATCGCCGCGCGACGACCATCGTCGCAAGCATCGTCGCCGCGTTGATCGTCGCGCTGAATATCTTTTTGCTGTACCAAACTTTGTTCGGCGGAGACTAG